Proteins from a single region of Verrucosispora sp. NA02020:
- a CDS encoding LLM class flavin-dependent oxidoreductase, with protein sequence MSLTFGAFIPPFHSLGEDPTTAIWRDLDLIEWLDTLGIDEAWVGEHHSGGWSTISSPEVFLAAAAERTRRIRLGTGVISLPYHHPLTAANRVVQLDHQSRGRAMFGVGAGVSPADAHMMGIAASDQRRMMAESLDAVVHLLTDPTPLTRKTDWFELRDARLHLKPYTRPSLDVAVASAGSERGMRLAGRYGLSALTFAGRPGMVEPPLAQLWAAAEDEAAAHGRTMDRASWRVAICVHIADTRQEAMDQVRAGMGHWFREYVQDTVGAEAKLPEGREPEVAMETRTAIIGSVEDAVEAIARMQADSGGFGTLLVNTQDWATREQTKHSYELLARYVAPHFTGALESRRASQRWVSENRGDFSAQAREAARRASSPR encoded by the coding sequence ATGTCCCTCACGTTCGGCGCGTTCATCCCGCCGTTCCACTCCCTCGGCGAGGATCCGACCACCGCGATCTGGCGCGACCTGGACCTCATCGAATGGCTGGACACCCTCGGCATCGACGAGGCGTGGGTCGGCGAGCACCATTCCGGCGGCTGGTCGACGATCAGTTCCCCGGAGGTGTTCCTGGCCGCCGCCGCCGAGCGGACCCGGCGGATCAGACTGGGTACCGGCGTGATCAGCCTGCCGTACCATCACCCGCTCACCGCCGCGAACCGCGTGGTGCAGCTCGACCACCAGAGCCGGGGCCGGGCCATGTTCGGCGTCGGCGCGGGCGTCTCGCCGGCCGACGCGCACATGATGGGCATCGCCGCCTCCGACCAGCGGCGGATGATGGCCGAGTCGCTCGACGCCGTCGTCCACCTGCTGACCGACCCCACCCCGCTGACCCGCAAGACCGACTGGTTCGAGCTGCGCGACGCCCGGCTGCACCTGAAGCCGTACACCCGGCCGTCCCTGGACGTGGCCGTGGCCAGCGCCGGTTCGGAGCGCGGCATGCGCCTGGCCGGACGCTACGGGCTGTCCGCGCTGACCTTCGCCGGCCGTCCCGGCATGGTGGAGCCGCCGTTGGCGCAGTTGTGGGCGGCGGCCGAGGACGAGGCCGCCGCGCACGGCAGGACGATGGACCGGGCCTCGTGGCGCGTCGCCATCTGCGTGCACATCGCCGACACCCGGCAGGAGGCGATGGACCAGGTCCGCGCCGGGATGGGCCACTGGTTCCGGGAGTACGTCCAGGACACCGTCGGCGCCGAGGCGAAGCTGCCGGAGGGACGCGAACCCGAGGTGGCGATGGAGACCCGCACCGCCATCATCGGATCGGTGGAGGACGCCGTCGAGGCGATCGCCCGCATGCAGGCCGACAGCGGCGGTTTCGGCACCCTGCTTGTCAACACCCAGGACTGGGCCACCCGGGAACAGACCAAGCACAGCTACGAGCTGCTGGCCCGGTACGTGGCGCCGCACTTCACCGGCGCGCTGGAGAGCCGCCGGGCCTCGCAGCGATGGGTGTCGGAGAACCGCGGTGACTTCTCGGCACAGGCCCGGGAGGCCGCCCGCCGGGCGTCGTCGCCCCGTTGA